The Microlunatus antarcticus genome window below encodes:
- a CDS encoding nuclear transport factor 2 family protein, with the protein MNPDRPALAPAVTTYFALMEGPDKLRVIDVFTPDAVVVDDGRTYRGRDAVRTWLTGAASEFTTTSTRLSAEQAGTTATVVVLLEGDFPGGRVELTHTFELGPDGLVRALSISA; encoded by the coding sequence ATGAACCCGGACCGACCCGCCCTCGCCCCCGCCGTCACGACGTACTTCGCGCTGATGGAGGGCCCGGACAAGCTCCGGGTGATCGACGTCTTCACCCCCGACGCCGTCGTGGTCGACGACGGGCGGACCTACCGCGGGCGTGACGCCGTCCGCACCTGGCTGACGGGCGCGGCGAGCGAGTTCACGACCACGTCGACGCGGTTGTCGGCCGAGCAGGCCGGTACGACGGCGACGGTCGTCGTCCTCCTGGAGGGCGACTTCCCGGGCGGGCGCGTCGAGCTGACGCACACGTTCGAGCTGGGGCCGGACGGGCTGGTGCGTGCGCTGAGCATCAGCGCCTGA